One window from the genome of Leptospira johnsonii encodes:
- a CDS encoding glycosyltransferase family 4 protein, whose protein sequence is MKPKRIKIGFDARMIAHSGIGSRIKGLLNWLGDIASKKGIQIVLLGNPDLIKKNLSPKVLSTYEILEYNAGIYSIKEWFGIPEMKEFALLDIPHFNAPLKFLDRCVVTIHDIIPFRMKQFHSSFLKQAYMKLVFLFIRNKAKRIITVSDFTAKDITEVFSFSPSQIRTIYNGLDSKTFSPKSDPEKKKFLKLYGLKPGYLLSVGIGKEHKNLGFVLRSLKKLWSEKKIKADWVIAGSGGKLPDYLVEEAKGWEDRIRLVPYLSEQELATLYSAAGLLVYPSLYEGFGFPPVEAQSCGCPVYSSNSSVLPEILEDTSFYFDPKDSLSFETGLVRLLDSSKLRNSKTKAGLKNSKRFDWKKSATDIVGEYLRLVKN, encoded by the coding sequence ATGAAGCCCAAAAGGATTAAAATCGGATTTGATGCAAGGATGATTGCCCATTCAGGGATCGGTTCTAGGATCAAAGGGCTTTTAAATTGGTTGGGAGATATCGCCTCTAAAAAAGGGATCCAGATCGTTCTTTTGGGAAATCCAGATCTTATAAAAAAGAATCTTTCACCTAAAGTTTTATCCACTTACGAGATCTTAGAATACAATGCAGGGATCTATTCTATCAAGGAATGGTTCGGTATTCCTGAGATGAAAGAATTCGCTCTATTGGATATCCCGCATTTTAATGCTCCCTTAAAATTCCTAGATCGTTGTGTTGTAACCATTCACGATATCATTCCGTTTAGAATGAAGCAGTTCCATTCTTCTTTTTTGAAACAAGCCTATATGAAACTTGTGTTTTTGTTCATCAGGAATAAGGCCAAAAGGATCATCACAGTTTCCGATTTTACTGCGAAAGATATTACCGAAGTTTTTTCATTTTCTCCGTCTCAAATTCGAACTATCTATAATGGCTTGGACTCAAAAACTTTTTCTCCTAAAAGCGATCCTGAAAAGAAGAAGTTCCTGAAACTCTATGGACTGAAACCCGGATACCTGCTCAGTGTTGGGATCGGAAAGGAGCATAAAAATTTAGGATTTGTACTTCGATCTCTCAAAAAACTTTGGTCCGAAAAAAAGATCAAAGCAGATTGGGTGATCGCTGGCTCCGGTGGAAAACTTCCTGATTATTTGGTGGAAGAAGCAAAGGGTTGGGAAGATCGTATTAGACTAGTCCCTTATTTGTCGGAACAAGAATTGGCCACTCTATATTCTGCAGCGGGATTACTTGTTTATCCTTCTCTATACGAAGGATTCGGATTTCCTCCTGTAGAGGCTCAATCTTGTGGCTGTCCTGTATATTCTTCTAACTCAAGCGTTCTTCCTGAAATTTTGGAAGATACTTCATTCTACTTTGATCCAAAAGATTCTCTTTCTTTCGAAACAGGCTTAGTTCGATTATTAGATTCTTCCAAACTTCGAAATTCTAAGACCAAAGCGGGTTTAAAAAATTCAAAAAGATTCGATTGGAAAAAATCAGCAACAGATATTGTAGGAGAATATTTGCGGTTGGTGAAGAACTGA
- the rocD gene encoding ornithine--oxo-acid transaminase: MHTQTSQFYFDTEKEYGAFNYEPLPVVLERGKGIFLWDTDGKRYFDFLSAYSAVNQGHCHPKIIETLKAQSEKLTLTSRAFYNDQLGPMEKFLCDTFGFDRMVPMNTGVEAAETSVKLARRWGYQVKKIPADKAKIVFASGNFWGRSIGAISASTDPTSRGDFGPFVPGFSIIPFDDIEALKRELKDPNVAAFMVEPIQGEAGVIVPREGYLKEVRKLCSEYNVLLILDEVQTGLGRTGKLLAADHENVKPDLLVLGKALSGGTLPVSAVLASNEIILTLKPGTHGSTFGGNPLAAAVAKTAIQVLLEENLSENSEIRGVEFRSSLQVLKSEYPAKVKEIRGKGLLNAVEFFPDETGPRAKKICYKLLESGILAKQTHDHTIRFAPPLCISKNELEEATSLILQTIRKTLD; encoded by the coding sequence ATGCACACGCAAACTTCCCAATTTTACTTCGATACCGAAAAAGAGTACGGAGCATTTAACTATGAACCTCTTCCCGTTGTGTTGGAAAGAGGGAAAGGTATCTTTCTTTGGGACACAGATGGAAAAAGATATTTCGATTTTTTATCCGCATACAGCGCAGTGAACCAAGGCCATTGCCATCCTAAAATTATAGAAACCTTAAAGGCCCAATCTGAAAAATTAACTCTTACTTCTAGAGCATTCTATAATGACCAACTAGGCCCTATGGAAAAATTTTTATGTGATACATTCGGATTCGATAGAATGGTCCCGATGAACACAGGAGTAGAAGCTGCCGAAACTTCAGTCAAACTCGCAAGAAGATGGGGATACCAAGTCAAAAAAATTCCCGCAGACAAAGCTAAGATCGTTTTCGCTTCCGGAAACTTTTGGGGAAGAAGTATCGGAGCCATTTCCGCTTCTACCGATCCCACCAGCAGAGGGGACTTTGGCCCTTTTGTTCCAGGATTTTCCATCATTCCATTTGATGATATCGAAGCGTTAAAAAGAGAATTAAAAGATCCTAATGTAGCTGCTTTCATGGTGGAACCCATCCAAGGAGAAGCAGGTGTAATCGTCCCGAGAGAAGGTTATCTAAAAGAAGTCCGCAAACTTTGTTCCGAGTATAATGTTCTATTGATCCTGGACGAGGTGCAGACCGGACTTGGCAGAACTGGCAAACTTTTAGCTGCGGATCATGAGAATGTGAAGCCGGATCTACTCGTATTGGGCAAGGCCCTGTCCGGAGGTACCCTTCCAGTCTCTGCGGTCTTAGCGTCTAACGAGATCATTCTCACATTAAAACCTGGAACTCACGGGTCCACATTCGGCGGAAATCCTTTAGCTGCTGCAGTTGCCAAAACCGCAATCCAAGTATTATTAGAAGAGAATTTATCAGAGAACTCTGAAATCAGAGGAGTAGAATTCCGCTCTTCTTTGCAGGTTCTAAAGTCGGAATATCCTGCGAAGGTAAAAGAGATCCGAGGAAAAGGTTTGTTAAACGCAGTGGAATTTTTTCCTGACGAGACAGGACCAAGAGCAAAAAAGATCTGCTACAAACTCTTAGAGTCCGGAATTCTAGCAAAACAAACTCACGATCATACGATCCGTTTTGCTCCTCCTCTTTGTATTTCCAAAAACGAATTGGAAGAGGCGACCTCTCTCATTCTCCAAACGATCCGTAAAACCCTTGACTAA
- a CDS encoding cation:proton antiporter, which produces MEHHSLTLLVDIALSIIFATLFAIIAKAFKQPLVLGYVIAGLIIGPLFGPFVGGKLTIGYVKSEESIELISEIGLILLLFIIGLEIDLKELARMGKSMFALGVIQFFLGVAAAWFAFRTFFPPAPGNFDLLYFSIALSLSSTMIVVKLLHDKFEISTVAGRLTIGVLVLQDIWAILFMGIQPDLQDPQILNVLASLAKGIALVAFSFLVSRFILSRLFLFAASKPELVLITSIAWCFFLCGVAEKLQLSKEMGALIAGVSIAAFPYGADVISKLSGIRDFFITLFFVALGMKIQAPSASDLGLAFLAVGFVLVSRVLIIAPTVFFSGKGLRAGIVAGLNLAQISEFSLVILALGVQKEHIGKDLQAIVLTSMIIASIISTYVILFNDKIARGIISFLSLFGVRENKEPLESQVTGETKRDIVVLGYFRIAQGLIDGIEDDKPSWLKRMLVVDFNPIYRQTLESKGIRWAYGDLANPESLHHLGIEEARYIVCTVSDMILKGTTNRRLLESLKSICRHHQPKIILTTDDPKEAEVLRNNGAAHVIVPGKISGLSLFTELAGMVDQNGSGPITKSAKGKPKKTTSNKNKVKKTK; this is translated from the coding sequence ATGGAACATCATTCACTTACTCTATTAGTTGATATCGCCCTTAGTATTATTTTCGCGACTCTCTTCGCAATCATAGCAAAAGCATTCAAACAACCTCTGGTCTTAGGCTATGTAATCGCAGGTTTGATCATCGGCCCATTATTCGGACCTTTTGTAGGCGGAAAGCTAACCATCGGTTATGTTAAAAGTGAAGAAAGTATAGAGCTGATCTCTGAGATCGGTTTGATCCTTTTATTGTTCATCATCGGTTTAGAGATCGATCTAAAAGAATTGGCCAGAATGGGAAAATCCATGTTTGCGCTCGGGGTTATACAATTCTTCTTAGGTGTTGCTGCGGCTTGGTTTGCATTCCGCACATTCTTCCCTCCTGCTCCCGGTAATTTTGATCTTCTCTACTTTTCGATCGCACTCTCTCTCAGTTCCACAATGATCGTGGTCAAACTTTTACATGATAAGTTCGAGATCAGTACGGTTGCCGGGCGACTTACCATAGGTGTTTTGGTCTTACAGGATATTTGGGCCATACTTTTTATGGGGATCCAACCTGATCTGCAAGATCCTCAGATCCTTAACGTGCTTGCATCTTTGGCCAAAGGTATCGCTCTAGTAGCATTCTCCTTCCTAGTCAGTCGTTTTATTCTATCCAGACTTTTCTTGTTCGCAGCTTCTAAACCTGAATTGGTTTTGATCACTTCGATCGCTTGGTGTTTCTTCTTATGCGGTGTTGCTGAAAAACTGCAACTCTCCAAAGAGATGGGAGCATTGATTGCCGGTGTGAGTATCGCCGCCTTCCCTTATGGCGCAGATGTTATCAGCAAACTCTCAGGGATCAGGGACTTCTTCATTACATTATTCTTCGTAGCTCTCGGGATGAAAATCCAAGCTCCAAGTGCAAGCGACTTAGGTCTCGCATTCTTAGCCGTCGGGTTCGTTTTAGTAAGCAGAGTTTTGATCATCGCTCCTACCGTATTCTTCTCCGGAAAAGGTTTAAGAGCAGGAATTGTTGCCGGTCTCAACCTGGCACAAATTTCGGAATTCTCTTTGGTAATCTTGGCGCTCGGAGTGCAAAAAGAACATATCGGAAAAGATCTACAAGCGATCGTTCTCACTTCTATGATCATCGCTTCCATTATCTCCACTTATGTGATCTTGTTTAACGATAAGATCGCAAGAGGAATTATCTCCTTCTTATCACTCTTCGGAGTGAGGGAAAATAAAGAGCCTTTAGAATCCCAAGTCACCGGAGAAACCAAAAGAGATATCGTAGTCTTAGGATATTTCAGAATAGCACAGGGTTTGATCGATGGGATAGAAGATGATAAACCTTCTTGGTTAAAAAGAATGTTGGTCGTGGACTTTAATCCGATCTACAGACAAACTCTGGAATCCAAAGGTATCCGTTGGGCTTATGGAGACCTTGCAAATCCGGAAAGTCTTCATCATTTAGGAATAGAAGAAGCAAGATATATCGTTTGTACAGTTTCCGATATGATCCTAAAAGGAACAACCAACCGTAGATTATTGGAGTCTTTAAAAAGTATCTGTAGACATCACCAACCAAAGATCATTCTGACCACGGACGATCCAAAAGAAGCAGAAGTTCTCAGAAATAACGGAGCGGCTCACGTAATCGTTCCTGGCAAAATTTCAGGGCTTTCTCTATTTACCGAATTGGCTGGAATGGTTGACCAGAATGGAAGCGGTCCGATTACAAAATCCGCGAAAGGCAAACCTAAAAAAACAACGTCGAATAAGAACAAGGTCAAAAAGACCAAGTAG
- a CDS encoding DUF1289 domain-containing protein, translating to MIVRSPCIKICNMDHETGLCEGCYRTLEEIGRWTMYSEDERKSIRLKIEERKISLGKPSFKNS from the coding sequence ATGATTGTTCGTTCACCGTGTATCAAAATATGCAATATGGATCATGAAACCGGTCTCTGCGAAGGTTGTTATCGCACCCTGGAAGAGATCGGAAGATGGACCATGTATTCCGAAGACGAAAGAAAGTCGATCCGGCTTAAAATAGAAGAAAGAAAAATTTCCCTAGGAAAACCTTCTTTTAAAAATTCTTAA
- a CDS encoding TRL-like family protein — protein sequence MFLTNCLYTNIKSPGWYYSQSYSDVRGMEPVGKLEGTSCGTSWLWMVYTGDESYEAAVQNAIKDKADLLFDVQTDYSYKSFIFALYFEKCTRVTGIGVKLPQRLLKKE from the coding sequence ATGTTCCTTACGAACTGTCTTTATACGAATATCAAATCTCCAGGCTGGTATTATTCTCAAAGTTATTCGGACGTAAGAGGAATGGAACCGGTAGGAAAATTAGAAGGTACTTCCTGCGGAACAAGCTGGCTCTGGATGGTTTACACAGGAGACGAGAGTTATGAGGCCGCGGTCCAAAATGCGATCAAAGACAAAGCCGATCTTCTGTTCGACGTTCAAACAGATTATAGTTACAAATCCTTTATATTCGCTCTTTATTTTGAAAAATGTACAAGAGTGACCGGGATCGGAGTGAAACTTCCTCAAAGACTTTTGAAAAAAGAATGA